Proteins from a genomic interval of Nitrosomonas stercoris:
- a CDS encoding putative HTH-type transcriptional regulator: protein MDMMNHPHPGMILREDVLKALDMTVGEAAKRLGMSRESISRVVNGRSAISYDLAIRLEAAGVSTARFWTALQCEYDLEKAREGAQDAELLKIVPLVPKHELKQV, encoded by the coding sequence ATGGACATGATGAACCATCCCCACCCTGGCATGATCTTGCGTGAGGACGTGTTAAAAGCGCTGGACATGACCGTAGGCGAAGCAGCTAAACGCTTAGGCATGTCGCGTGAGTCGATTTCTCGCGTGGTCAACGGGCGCAGCGCCATCAGCTACGACTTGGCCATAAGGCTGGAAGCGGCTGGCGTCAGTACGGCCCGCTTCTGGACGGCATTGCAGTGCGAATACGACCTTGAAAAGGCGCGGGAGGGAGCCCAAGACGCAGAACTATTAAAAATAGTGCCACTGGTTCCTAAGCACGAATTAAAGCAGGTATAG